CGCGCTCATCGGCGAAGGGTTCGACGTGGCAGGCGTTGTCACTCAGCCTGATAAGCCCCAGGGGCGAGCTCGAGTGGAGACACCCCCGCCCGTCAAGCAGATCGCGGTGGAGGAAAGAATTCCATGCTTCCAGCCGGCGACGCTGCGTGGCGCGGAATTCACGGAAATGCTCGCTGTGATGCAGCCCGACATCTCGATCGTCGTCGCCTACGGCAACATCCTGCCGAAGAAGCTCATCGATCTGCCGGAGCTCGGAACGTTGAACATCCATGCATCGCTCCTCCCCGCGCTCCGCGGAGCGGCGCCCATTCAGGCGGCGATCAGACAGGGATTGACCGAGACCGGCGTCTCCATCATGCGAATGGTTCCGGCATTGGACGCGGGCCCCGTGATACTGCAGGCGCCGACGCCGATACCTGACGACGAGACATACGGCGAGCTGCAGCTCCGACTGTCGGAGCTCGGCGCCCTCACTCTTGTCGAAGCACTCACGCTGATATCATTGGGACAGGCATCCGAGACGGAGCAGGACGAGTCGCGCGTCTCATACGCGCCCAAGGTCACGCGCGATGATGCTCGAATCGACTGGCGACTCGACGCAGCCGAAGTATCTCGCCTCATTCGCGCCTACGATCCGAAACCAGGATCATTCACGACGCGGAATGGAGTGGACGTAAAAGTCTTCGGGCCGCGCGTCGTAAGCGATGCCGGTGAAGCGGCGGCCCCCGGCGAAGTGATCTCCGCAACGCCGGACCTCATCGTCGCGTGCAGCAAGGGAGCGATACGAATCAGTGACGTACAACCTGCGGGAAGGAGCCGTATGATCGCGGCTGACTGGGCACGCGGACGCGGCATTGCACCCGGCGACGTCCTCGGCAGCTGACGACTTCCAGGCCTCCGTCGAGCGCTGGGCCACAGGCCGCAGCGACGCTGCGCGATTTTCCCCGCGTCCATGCGGTGACGAACACAGCCACCGTGAAGCGCACGGAGTTTCTTCAGACCGCGGAGCGAGTGATGCGCGCTTTAGGCGCACGGGGGGCTGTTCATCTCCGCACGTCGAGCACGCCCGGCCGGCGGTTCCACGAGCTGGCGTCGGCACTGGCCGATATTCAGAACACCACCGGCTGCTGGTTGATAGTGAACGACAGAGTGGACATCGCTGCCGCCGTCGGAGCAAAGGGAATTCAGCTCGCATCTCATTCCTTGAGAGTTTCCGAAGCCCGGGCCGTTGCCCCCGACATCCCGGCGGGAATCAGCGTTCACAGCGTCGACGAAGCGGTGGCAGCGCAAGCGTCCGGGGCCGCCTGGTGCGTCGCTGGAAGCGTGTTCGAGACGCCGACGCATCCCGGTCGCTCGGAGGCGCGTGTGCCGTTCATCGAAGAGGTCGCGCGAGCGGTGAGCATTCCCATCATCGCGATCGGAGGCATCCAACCGGAGCACGTTACCGCGCTTCGCCAGGCCGGAGCGTACGGAATCGCCACCATTCGCGGCGTCGACTGGGAGCGGCGGTTGTCCATGCTCGATACCGATCCTTCTCCTGGAAAAACGCGACTTGCAGGCTCGCCTCACAGAACGTCTGAGGAAGCCATCATCCGCTATATTTCGATCTATGATTGGGACTCCGGAAGCGAGCGAGATCATCACGCTGACGGTAAACGGCGCTCCCCGGGATATTCCGCGGAATAGCACAATGGCGGAGCTCCTCGGATCGCTCCGCATCGACCCCCGCCTCGTTGTCGTCGAGCACAACCGGACCATCCTTCGCGATCGCGATACCTATCCGACGCACGGACTTTCACACGGCGACGTAGTGGAGATCGTTCACTTCGTCGGGGGCGGCTGAGATGCGTTGGGGGCGGCTGAGATGCGTTGCGGGCGATTGAGATGAGCGGGTCCACAACAGTCGAGGCGTCTCTCGATCCCTTTCCGCTGACTATTGCGGGCCGCGAGTTCCGCTCGCGACTCATGTTGGGCACCGGAAAGTACGGCTCGAACGCCGAGATGATGGAGGCAATCGAAGCTTCCGGTGCTGAGATCGTAACTGTTGCGGTGAGGCGCGTGGATCTCGATCGCGCGAACGACGAAGGGATCCTCCACCATCTCGACCCCGATCGGTTGTTCCTCCTCGCCAACACCGCCGGCTGCTACTCGGCTGATGAGGCGATTCGCTACGCTCGTCTCGCGCGGGCCGCAGGGTTCAACGAGTGGGTGAAGCTCGAAGTGATCGGCGACCAGGAGACGCTTCTTCCCGATACGGAAGGTCTGCTTGTCGCGACGCGAGCGCTTGCCGCTGAAGGATTCAAGGTGATGGCGTACACGAACGACGATCTGATCACCGCGCTGCGCCTGGAGGAAGCAGGCGCGGTTGCCGTGATGCCGCTGGCGTCGCCAATCGGATCGGGGCTCGGGATGCTGAACCAGTACGCGATTCGCACAATCAAGCGTCGCCTGAGCGTTCCGGTAATCGTCGATGCAGGCGTCGGCACCGCGTCCGACGCATGCATCGTGATGGAGCAGGGCGTGGACGGAATTCTCATGAACACCGGCATCGCCGCGGCGTCCGATCCGGTACGCATGGCAACTGCAATGCGACAGGCAGTCGACGCGGGACGCCTTGCTTATCTGGCCGGCAGGATGCCGAAGCGGGAGATTGCTCTTCCCTCCTCTCCCGTCTCGGGAATGCTCGACCGATGACTCCCGCAACGGGCGGCGGCATGACCGGAAGCGGAGGGGCCACTGCTCAGCTCGCACAGGTCGCCGGAGTGACTCCGGGTCGGATCGCGGCAGCGAAAATCTGCGCGGACATGCGCGGCGGTGAATTGCTCGACGCTGCTTTCGAGCGAAGAACGGGCGGCCTCGATGCCCGCGACAGGCGCTGGCTCCGCGAGCTCGCTTACGGAATGCTTCGCCGGCGCGGTCTGATCGACGCCATTCTCGCAGAGCGCGTGCGGGGCGGCCTCGCGAGGATAGATGCCGATCTGGTCGATCTTTTCCGCCTGGGAGTATACCAGCTGCTGTACATGGGGAGTGTCCCCGCCTACGCCGCAATCGCACAGACAGTCGAGCTCGCGAAGGTGAGACACGGCATCGGCGCGAGCAAGCTGGTGAACGCTGTGTTGCGCAGAGTCGACCGCGAGCGCGACGACCTCGAGCCTGTTCTTCCGTCAGACCCGGCCGAAGCGCTCGCCGTCAAATACTCGCACCCGGCGTGGCTTGTGCGCCGTTGGCTGTCGCGATGGGGAAAGGACGCCACCGAGCTGATGCTGACGCGAAACAATGGCGAAGCCCCGGTAGTTCTTCGCCCGTTTGGAATCGTTCGGGAGCAGCTCGAAGCGATGCTCGAGTCCGCGGACGTTCACGTCGAGGAGGGCGGCGCTCCGCTCGTGCGCGACAGCATTCAGGTTTCGGGTGGAATCACGCTCGGCGATCTCGGCGCGTTCAGGCAGGGGTTGTTCTTCATTCAGGATCCGGCTTCCACGCTCGTCACGTATTACGCCGCCATGCCCGCTGATGCGGTGGTCGCAGATCTCTGCGCGGCGCCGGGAGGAAAGGCACTCGAGCTCTCACGATTCGCTCGTCTCGTCGTAGCAGCCGATCGCTCCCCCACCCGTCTGGTTCGCGTTGTCGCGAATCGCGCGCGTCTGGAAGTGGAGAACATGCACATCATCGCCGCCGATGCTCTCCTCCCTGCGATCCGGCCTGTCGAAGCAGTTCTGGTGGATGCTCCCTGCACGGGCACCGGGACATTCCGCCGGCATCCGGACGCGCGATGGCGACTGCGTATCTCGGACCTCGCGGTGATGGCATCTCGTCAGGCGAGTCTGCTGCACTCCGCGGCGACAGTCGTGGCACCGGGCGGCCTCCTCGTCTACAGTACCTGCTCGCTGGAGCCCGAAGAGAATGAGGAGCAGATCGAGGCCTTTCTTGGGACTCACGAGAACTGGCGGCTCGAGCCTCCGCCTGCGGGAGCGGTTCCCGCGGAGACGCTCGACGGCGGATATCTGCGCGTACTTCCACATCTGCATGGCACGGATGGCGCGTTCGCGGCCCGCCTCCGGAGGGTGGACTAGTTGCAGGGGCGCGCGCTCGGAAGGCGTGCGTTCCCTTATCTGGTTGTCGGCGTCTTCGGGTTTCTGCTGTCCTACATCCTCCTTTTTATCTTTGCGTTTCCATCGGAGGTGCTCCCAGACGACGGCCGTGTGCCGACCGTCATAGGCCTTCCATTCGACGCGGCGGTCGCTTCAATCGAAAAGGCGGGGTTCAGCGCGGTGAAAGGAGAGACTCGATTTCACCGCAGCGTCGCAAAGGACATCATCCTGCAACAGGACCCGCCGGCCGGCAGCCTTCAGAAACGCGGAATCGACATCACGCTCGCGGTAAGCGGCGGGCAGCGGAGTGCGGTTGTCCCCGATGTCGCAGGGCTGAGCCAGCAGCAGGCACGGCTCGCGATTGAGAATGCGGGCTTCCAGTTCGGTTCGGTACGGCAGCAGACCAGCGAGCAGCCACGCGGAGCCGTGGTCGGCAGCGATCCTCCAAGCGGTGACTCGCTCCCGCTCCCCGCGGTTGTGCGAATCACCATCAGCCAGGGACCATCGGCGCTTCAGCTGCCCGATCTCGCCGGGCGCACCGTGGCCGACGCCCGCTCGACCCTCGAGCAGCTCGGGCTTCGCGTAGGCGGAATCTCTCGCGACACCAGCTCGTTCCAGCCCGAGAACACAGTGCTCTCGCAATCGCCGGCTGCCGGCAACCTCGTGGCCGCCGGATCGCGCGTGGACCTGCGTATCTCCCTGTTCCCATCGCCGCCGGTTATCCCGCCTATCGACACCGGTGGCGTGGAGCGATGAGCGCGCGAATTGCGCCTTCGATTCTTACCGCCGATTTCGGCCGCCTGTCCGAAGAGATCGCGATGCTGGTCGCGGGCGGAGCGGACATGATCCATCTCGACGTGATGGATGGGCGCTTCGTCCCGAACATCACCTTCGGCGAAAAGATGATCGCGACCGTGCGCGCCCTAACGTCGCTTCCGCTCGACGTGCACATGATGGTTGAAGAGCCCGAGCGCTACTTCGAGTCCTTTGCGGGCGCGGGAGCTACCGGGATGACGATCCATGTCGAGGCGGCTCCGCACCTTCAGCGGCAGCTTGCGCAAATTCGGGAGCTGGCATGCGCCGCCGGCGCGGCAGTGAACCCGGGAACTTCGCTTGCATCCGTCCGCGAGGTCCTCGCCGATCTCGATCTTCTTTTGATCATGACGGTCAATCCCGGCTTCGGGGGCCAGGAATTCATTGCTTCGTCGCCCGACAAGGTCGCGCGGGCGCGCCAGCTTCTGAGCGACGGACGAAGCCGCGCCGCGCTTGAAGTCGATGGAGGAATCGGGCGCGAGAATATTGCTCCGGTCTGGCGCGCGGGCGCCGACACGTTCGTTGCAGGCAATTCGATCTTCGGCGCGGCCGATCCGCAGGCGGAGATCGGTGCGCTCCGCAACATCTGCTCGGTGACGGTATGATGGACCGACCGCGCATTGCGATTGTGCTCGGCGTGATCGGACTCGTCGGCGCCGTCTTCATGGCGGGCAAGAGCTACCTCGGTAACGAGCTGTCCCCGCTGGGCGTCGGTGACGAGGCGCCGAACTTCAAGGCTGCGACGCTCGACTCGGTCGCGCGCGAGAAAACGCTGGCGGAGTACAAGGGCAACGTCGTCATGATCAACATCTGGGCGACCTGGTGCAAGCCATGCGTCGTGGAGATGCCGAGCATCGAGCAGCTCCACCAGGCGTATGCCCCTCGTGGGTTGAAGGTCATCGCCGTCAGCGTCGACGACCCCGGAACCGACGAGCAGATCCGAGCTTTCGTGAAGCGGTACGGCCTCACGTTCGAGATACTCCACGATCAGGGAGGTCAGGCAGGCCCGGTCAGCAAGCTCTACGATGCCACCCGTTATCCCGAGACAGTCATCATCGGCCGCGACGGAATCATCCGCAAGAAATTCAGCGGAGCGACGGATTGGAATTCGCCCGTGAACCGCGCGCTGATCGAGCGGCTTCTCGAGGAAAAGACGACAACAGATTGACGCGCATCCTCGGAATTGAGACGTCGTGCGACGAGACCTCGGCGGCGCTGCTCGAGGGAAGCGGCGACGACGTGTCGCAACGCTCGCTCGTCATTCTCTCGCAGGACGTCCATCGGGTATTCGGCGGCGTTGTCCCGGAGATCGCGTCCCGCGCGCACCTTACCAGCATCGTCCCTGTGGTTTCCCGGGCGCTGGAGGATGCGGGAGCCACCATTGACCAGGTCGACGCTATTGCGGTGACCCACACGCCCGGGCTCATCGGTGCTCTTCTCGTTGGCGTCTGCTACGCGAAAGCGCTCGCGTTTGCGCGTGGAATTCCGGTCATCCCCATCCATCATATGGAGGGACACCTTTTCGCGACGTCACTCGAGCATCGGGATGCGATCCCGCCGTTCACGGCGCTTCTCGTTTCCGGCGGTCACACAATGCTTCTCGACGTCGAAGAGTGGGGACTCTATCGGCTACTCGGCGCAACCCGCGACGACGCCGCGGGTGAGGCGTTCGACAAGGTTGCGAAGCTGCTCGGCCTGCCCTATCCCGGCGGCAGGCACATCGAGGCGCTCGCCCGCGAGGGAGACCCGGCGCGATTTCGCTTCACAAGGCCGATGGTGCGCCGTAACGATGCACCGACGGACGCCGACTATTACGCGTTCTCGTTCAGTGGACTCAAGACAGCGGTGCTCAACGCGGTGAAAAGCACCGGCGGAGAGGAGATCGATCGCAAGCACATCGCGCGCGGATTCCAGGACGCGCTGATCGACACCCTGGTCGAGAAAACTTTTCGCGCGGCGAGCGAGTTCGGCAGGCAGCGAATCGTCCTCGGCGGCGGTGTCGCGTGCAACTCGGCGCTGGTGGAGGCAATGCGCAAGCGGGTCGAGGAGATTGGCGCCGAGGTTTTCGCCCCGTCGGCGCGTCTCGCTACCGATAACGCAGCGATGATCGCGCGCGCGGGTTTTCATCACTACTATCGAGGTGAGCGCGGATCGCTTGATTTGAACGCCTTCGCGAGTCGCCCGCTTCCCGGACTGATCGCCTAACCAATTCACGGAATGATACCAGGCATCTTCGCCACGATCGTGCACCATCCGCTGTCATATCAGGTCGGGCCGCTGCAGCTCACCGGCTTCGGGCTGGCAATGCTTCTGACGTTCGTCATCGCGCAGATAATCTCGCAGCACGAAATGGAGAGGCGCGGTCACGACGGGTCCGTGATGAGCGATCTCGTGTTTGCGGCGGTCATCGGCGGGCTTCTCGGCGCCAAGCTGTACTACGCGATTATGGCAGGCGACTTCTCGGCGCTCGCGAGCCGGGCGGGGTTCGTGTTCTGGGGCGGGCTGATGGGAGGAATCCTCGCCACCGCGGCGGTGATGCGTTACAAGAAGCTGAGCTTCGCGCGGATCAGCGACGTCGCCGCAACTACGCTCGCGGCGAGCTATGCCGTCGGGAGAACGGGATGCTGGGCGGTTGGCGACGACTACGGCCGCCCGTGGAATGGCCCGTGGGCGACGATGTTCCCGGAGGGTGCGCCGCCTTCGACCGTCGGCAACATGTCGCGCATGTTCGGGGCGCAGTTTCCGGTGGGCACGCCCGAGAATGAAGTCGTTGCCGTGCATCCGACGCAACTTTACGAGGTCGCTCTCGGTTTCGTGATGTTTCTCATTCTCTGGCGCTTCCGCGATCACAAGCACGCCGAGGGCTGGTTGTTCGGCTTCTACTGCGTTCTCGCCGGAATCGAGCGGTTCATCATCGAATTCTTCCGGGCGAAGGACGACCGGTTCCTGCTCGGTGGCTGGATGACGACCGCGCAGCTGATCGCCATCGCGTTCGCCGTCGGCGGGGCGTTGTGGATGTACCTTCGCTGGAATGTCGGGCCGGGCAAGCCGGGCATTAACGGTCCTGCCGCAGCGCGAGCGGCTGCGAGATAGTTGACTTTGTCAACTATTTCAGTCGCGAGCCGTTTGCCTGGGAATGAACGTCTTGACCAGGGCGAAAGCAAACAAACCCAGTAGCAGTGCCTGAGCAGCGAGCGTCTCCGCACTGGGGAATACCCCCATTGACGGCATGTGCGGCATGCCGGGCATCACCGTGATCGAAATGAGATTCCCTTCCTGCAGCTCGCGAATTCCCTTCCCCATGAAAACGAACGCCATGTAGTAGAGGAGCACGCTCGTCACGGCGAAGAACGGGCGCATCGGAATCTTTACTCCGTACCTGTAAAACAGGGTGAACACCAGAGCGAGAATCACCAGGCCGGCAATAATGCCCAGTGAGAGCGGCAGGGCGATGTTGCTCCCTTCATTAAATAGCGCCTGGTAGAAGAGCGCGGTTTCAGCCCCCTCCCTGTACACGGCCAGGAACGCCACGAGCGCCAGCGCCTTCCCGCCGCCGTGCTCCAACGCCCGATTCACCTTTTCGCGAATGAACTTCTGCCATTTGACCGCTTCCACCTTCGAGATGAGCCAGTAGCTCACTGAGAACAGCACGATCACGGCGATCAGCATCGTCACGCCCTCGACGATCTCGCGGCTGGCCGGCAGCTGCGCGAAAAGTGTCTTGAGGGCAATCGCCGTCACGGCGCTTGCCGCTACACCGAGGGCGACTCCGGTCCAGATCGAGCGCAGCCGCTCGCGGTGACCAGTCTTGATGAGAAAGGCGACGACAGCTCCAACGACGAGGATTGCCTCGAATCCCTCGCGAAGGATGATCAGGAATGATTGGAAGAATGCGCCCCAGCCACCCGATGTCGGGCGCGTTAGCTCGACTATCCGCGGCAGGTCCAGCGCAATCGCCTCGCGCGCGCTTCGCGCCGCAGCCATGTCGTGCTGTCTGACCGCGCCTTTGAAATCGGCGAAATGGCGTTCCATCGAGGCGACAAGGCCCGGCTCCTTTGCACGTGCCGGAGTCTCGAGAGGCTCGAATGCGATGTAGGCGTCGAACGCGCGATCGCCGGCTTCAGCCGGCCGGCCTGCCCGTGCAAACTCCAGTGCGCTGTCGAGCAAAGCGATAACCGTTCGCGCCGCCTCGGCACCAGGCGCTGCTTTCGCGTCCGCCTGCGCCGCGGGAAGAACCATTGGTTGTCTGCGGAGCGAGTAGACGTAGTTCACGATGTCCCACCGGTCCTGCGGCGGCAGCGAGGCGAACGATGGCATCGGAGTTTCGCGAATGCCGACCGACACGACGTTGTAGGCGAGCGTCGCCGTGAGGTCTGGCGTCTCTCTCGCGTCTCCAATCGCCGGAGCAGGCACGTTGCCTGCTTTCGCCGCGGGTCCGTCCCCCCGACCGGCTTCACCGTGACATGAGGCACAATTCGCGGTGTAAAGCGCGTGTCCCCGTGCCGTGTCGAGCGGAGCAGACGGCAGATCCAGCGCTCCCGCAACACCAAGTGCTCCGCGGAACCGCGCTTCGATTAGCTGGACTTCCTGCGGCGGCCGCCTGGCTTTGACTGCAGCGATCAGCGTGTCGAGAAGAGCCTGTGTCGGCGGAGCGTTGTAACCCCTCAAACGCGTCGCGACGACGCGTGCGTCGCCGAGGAACGAGGTGGCCTCGGCGTATTCCTCGGCGGAGATGACATTGCCGCGGTCGTCGATGCCTTTCCGGTATTCCTCGACCGCCACACTGACGATGCTGGAAAGCCTTTTTGCCGAATTTTCCTGGGACTGTGCCGCGGCCGGCAGCAGGATCGCCGCAACCACGATCAGGCGGCCGATCTTTGAACCCGATTTCATTCCGAGTGAATCTATCTGGATTACAGCTTCAGGCAAACGGGCTTGCAATTACCCACGGAAGAGGAAGCGACGCCTACGCATCCTCGCTGCGGTACCGGCGCTCGCCCCGCAGCTCGGCTTGCGAGAGAGACGCGCGTCGGCCGGTCCGGGCCTCGAATCGTGCAACGAATTCCGGCAGGCGCTCCGACGTGAACCCGCTGCGGGCCAGTCCGCTCGCCGTCACTGCACGTTCTATCGCCTCCGGAGGGCCTTCCACTTCCACGAGCGGATCCATGTCCGGGTATTGCTCGAATCGAACCGTCGCACCGTTCAGCTCGTACTGAATGATGTCGCGCTCGATCTCGACAGTCACCACGAAACCCAGCTTCTCGAGGATTACCGCAAGCGCGTCGGCATCGGTCACTCCGGTGGATGCTTCCTCCCGAATCTTGAATCCGCCTTCGTAGAGGGTTGGGCCCTTCCAGTCGAGGTGCGCGCGTTTGCCGGTATCGTCCTCGTAGACACGCAGCCGGAGCACATGATCGCGCAGCACCATCGAGTGATCGCGCAGATCGTAACGCGCGTCGATGAGGCGCCCTGAATATATGAGCCGGCCGCCGGCGGCTTCGATTTGCGCTCGCCGCGCCGGCACATCGTCCACCACGCTCTTGAGCTCTACCTCAAGCATTCATGATCGAGCTGAGCACCGCGCTGGTATCCGCCAGCGACTCGAACAGTGCATAGGGTTGGTGCGCCGCAAGCTGCTCGACTGTGTAGCCGCCCGTCGCAACCGCGATTGCCCGCGCGCCGATTGCTTCGCCGCACTGAATGTCCGCGGGCGTGTCACCGATGATCACGAGCCGGTTCCCCAGAACGTCAATGCCGAGCAGCTCGCTCGCGCGGCGCTGGGCGACGGCGGGGAGCTCCGGCCGGAGCTCGTGGTCGGACCCGAACGCATTCACGCGAAAGCGGGCCGGATCGATCCCGGCGGCAGCGAGCTTCGCGCGCGCTCCTGTTTCGATGTTCCCAGTCAGGAGCCCGACGACGACGCGGTCTTCGCGCTCGAGCGCGTCGAGCAGCTCGAGCACTCCCTCCAGCACGAGCATCGTGCGATCTCCGGATTCGAGCTCCGTCGCCAGCCCGACGACGTACGACTCGAGCAGCTGATCCATCTGCGCGTCGATGGCCTCGTCGGTGAATCCTTCCCGCCGCATGAGGTCGCGCACGATCTGCCGGTCGGTCTTTCCACCATAATGGTATTCGCTCGAGCCGGGAGACCCGAATACTTCGGTAAGCGCACGCTCCATCGACCTGCGCCCCGCTCCGCCACTCATGAGGAGCGTACCGTCTATGTCGAAGAGAACGATTCTCACGTGCGTGTCAGGAAAATTCCGGTCATGATCGTCCCGGTTCCAACTCCCTGCCAGAGCGTGGGCGACTCGTGGAGGAATATCCACGCGACGATGATTGCAATAGCCGGCTGGAGATTGCTGTACACCGCTGTGCGCGTTGGGCCCAGGACGCGGAGGCCGCGGTACCAGAAGAGATACGCAACGACCATCGAGATGACGCTTGCGTAAAAGAGTGATGCCCACACGGCCGGACCCACCGTTTCCCACTTCGTTGCGGCGAGCGCTCTCGGAGAAGCGATAAGCAGAGGCAGCACGCCTCCGGTCATCGTCAGCGCCGACAAATGCACTGGGTCCGTTTTTATCGCCAGCGGCTGGAGCATCACCGTGAATGCAGTCCAGCAAAAGACTCCGACGAAAACGAGGAGCGTGCCGAGCAACGTTGCGTTGCTGTGATCACCGCGTGCGCTGCCGAATACAACCAGGGCTACCCCGCCAACCGAGAGCGCCACTCCGTAGAGAGTGCGCCGCCTGACGCGTTCGATTCCCTTGAGGCGGCTGGCGACGGCGATGAACGCCGGCGCTGCGGCGACTATCAGCACAGCGTTGCCGACATTCGTCCGCGAGAGGCCTTCGACAAAAAATATCTGATACAGGCCGTTGCCGAGAATTCCGAGCAGCATCAGCGTGATGATGTCGCGCCGGGGCGGCCATGGGCGCCGCCGAAAAAATGCGATCGCCATCAGGACGGCCGCGGCGATGCCGACGCGCAGACCGGTGAACGCCAGCGGTGAAAAGACGGCGGTCGCGTACTTGATGACGCTGAAGTTCACAGCCCAGATCAGCGCCATCAGCGTCAGCAAAGCGTCAGTCGTGCCGAACGAACTGCCGTCTTCGGTTCCTGTCATGCGGAAAGCTAGCTAGTGCCGCCGCATGGCTGCTACTTTCTCGCGATGCATATCTCGTTCGCCGTTTTTGCCGACGGTGCCAATCTCTCGCAGGAGGGAAAACTCAATGTCCTGGGCGTGTTCGATGCGCTTCAGGTCGGCGGATTTCCCGCGATTCATCCGCGTACTCACTTCGTCATCCGGCTCAAGGGATCGGTCGAAGACACGGGCGGCCACAGACTGACATTTCGCTGGATCAGTCCCGGCGACGAGGAGCTGTGGTCGTCCGACGGGGAGCTGAACGTTGCGCCCGGGCCCAATCCTGCTTTCGAGATGGACCTGCCCATAATCGCCGTCATCGACCTGCCGCTCAACTCCGCGGGCCTTTACACGATGCGGGTGTCACTGGACGGTGAGCCGACGGCCGATGTGAGATTGTTCGTGAGCGGTGTGCAGCCGGTTGTGATGCAGCAGAACTCGATGGTCAGCTAGCGACGATCCTTCGCGCGAACCGGAACCGCGCGATCAGCGCCCGCGTGTAGTCGTCCTGACGGTCCAGCGATTCGATCGAATGACCCCCTCGACCGAGCGCGACATGCACGAGGTTCGTCGAGCCGGCAGCCAGTGCGACGTGAGTGATCTGGGCGTCCTCACTGTCAGCGAAAAAAAGAAGATCGGCCGGCTTCAGTGCGTCGAGCCCTCCCTCCACCGCCACGCCCTGGGTCGCCTGCTGCCACGCGTCGCGCAGAAGGTGAATGCCGTGCAGCGCAAAAATGCTCTGCACCATTCCCGAGCAGTCGGCCCCCCACGGAGTGATGCCGCCCCACTGATAGTACGTGCCCTGAAAAAGTGCGATCGCCGAAGCGACAATGGCGTCGGCCGTCGGCGGGAACGTCTCGCGCCGGCGCGCCAGCTCCATGCTGCGGCCCGCGATACAGTGCCCATCGCCGACCACTGCGCCCAACGGAAGGTCGAGTGTCAGGCTCCGGCTGTCGCGAATGCTGCAACCCATCGACAGCTCTCCTTCGATGTCCCATGCCCACTCGGGCCC
This Gemmatimonadaceae bacterium DNA region includes the following protein-coding sequences:
- the tsaD gene encoding tRNA (adenosine(37)-N6)-threonylcarbamoyltransferase complex transferase subunit TsaD, which codes for MTRILGIETSCDETSAALLEGSGDDVSQRSLVILSQDVHRVFGGVVPEIASRAHLTSIVPVVSRALEDAGATIDQVDAIAVTHTPGLIGALLVGVCYAKALAFARGIPVIPIHHMEGHLFATSLEHRDAIPPFTALLVSGGHTMLLDVEEWGLYRLLGATRDDAAGEAFDKVAKLLGLPYPGGRHIEALAREGDPARFRFTRPMVRRNDAPTDADYYAFSFSGLKTAVLNAVKSTGGEEIDRKHIARGFQDALIDTLVEKTFRAASEFGRQRIVLGGGVACNSALVEAMRKRVEEIGAEVFAPSARLATDNAAMIARAGFHHYYRGERGSLDLNAFASRPLPGLIA
- a CDS encoding transcription antitermination factor NusB; translation: MTPATGGGMTGSGGATAQLAQVAGVTPGRIAAAKICADMRGGELLDAAFERRTGGLDARDRRWLRELAYGMLRRRGLIDAILAERVRGGLARIDADLVDLFRLGVYQLLYMGSVPAYAAIAQTVELAKVRHGIGASKLVNAVLRRVDRERDDLEPVLPSDPAEALAVKYSHPAWLVRRWLSRWGKDATELMLTRNNGEAPVVLRPFGIVREQLEAMLESADVHVEEGGAPLVRDSIQVSGGITLGDLGAFRQGLFFIQDPASTLVTYYAAMPADAVVADLCAAPGGKALELSRFARLVVAADRSPTRLVRVVANRARLEVENMHIIAADALLPAIRPVEAVLVDAPCTGTGTFRRHPDARWRLRISDLAVMASRQASLLHSAATVVAPGGLLVYSTCSLEPEENEEQIEAFLGTHENWRLEPPPAGAVPAETLDGGYLRVLPHLHGTDGAFAARLRRVD
- a CDS encoding thiamine phosphate synthase, which produces MTNTATVKRTEFLQTAERVMRALGARGAVHLRTSSTPGRRFHELASALADIQNTTGCWLIVNDRVDIAAAVGAKGIQLASHSLRVSEARAVAPDIPAGISVHSVDEAVAAQASGAAWCVAGSVFETPTHPGRSEARVPFIEEVARAVSIPIIAIGGIQPEHVTALRQAGAYGIATIRGVDWERRLSMLDTDPSPGKTRLAGSPHRTSEEAIIRYISIYDWDSGSERDHHADGKRRSPGYSAE
- the rpe gene encoding ribulose-phosphate 3-epimerase — its product is MSARIAPSILTADFGRLSEEIAMLVAGGADMIHLDVMDGRFVPNITFGEKMIATVRALTSLPLDVHMMVEEPERYFESFAGAGATGMTIHVEAAPHLQRQLAQIRELACAAGAAVNPGTSLASVREVLADLDLLLIMTVNPGFGGQEFIASSPDKVARARQLLSDGRSRAALEVDGGIGRENIAPVWRAGADTFVAGNSIFGAADPQAEIGALRNICSVTV
- a CDS encoding thiazole synthase, producing MSGSTTVEASLDPFPLTIAGREFRSRLMLGTGKYGSNAEMMEAIEASGAEIVTVAVRRVDLDRANDEGILHHLDPDRLFLLANTAGCYSADEAIRYARLARAAGFNEWVKLEVIGDQETLLPDTEGLLVATRALAAEGFKVMAYTNDDLITALRLEEAGAVAVMPLASPIGSGLGMLNQYAIRTIKRRLSVPVIVDAGVGTASDACIVMEQGVDGILMNTGIAAASDPVRMATAMRQAVDAGRLAYLAGRMPKREIALPSSPVSGMLDR
- the fmt gene encoding methionyl-tRNA formyltransferase; this encodes MRVLFWGTPEFAAAPLRALIGEGFDVAGVVTQPDKPQGRARVETPPPVKQIAVEERIPCFQPATLRGAEFTEMLAVMQPDISIVVAYGNILPKKLIDLPELGTLNIHASLLPALRGAAPIQAAIRQGLTETGVSIMRMVPALDAGPVILQAPTPIPDDETYGELQLRLSELGALTLVEALTLISLGQASETEQDESRVSYAPKVTRDDARIDWRLDAAEVSRLIRAYDPKPGSFTTRNGVDVKVFGPRVVSDAGEAAAPGEVISATPDLIVACSKGAIRISDVQPAGRSRMIAADWARGRGIAPGDVLGS
- a CDS encoding TlpA disulfide reductase family protein, translating into MMDRPRIAIVLGVIGLVGAVFMAGKSYLGNELSPLGVGDEAPNFKAATLDSVAREKTLAEYKGNVVMINIWATWCKPCVVEMPSIEQLHQAYAPRGLKVIAVSVDDPGTDEQIRAFVKRYGLTFEILHDQGGQAGPVSKLYDATRYPETVIIGRDGIIRKKFSGATDWNSPVNRALIERLLEEKTTTD
- the thiS gene encoding sulfur carrier protein ThiS, with translation MAELLGSLRIDPRLVVVEHNRTILRDRDTYPTHGLSHGDVVEIVHFVGGG
- a CDS encoding PASTA domain-containing protein, whose protein sequence is MQGRALGRRAFPYLVVGVFGFLLSYILLFIFAFPSEVLPDDGRVPTVIGLPFDAAVASIEKAGFSAVKGETRFHRSVAKDIILQQDPPAGSLQKRGIDITLAVSGGQRSAVVPDVAGLSQQQARLAIENAGFQFGSVRQQTSEQPRGAVVGSDPPSGDSLPLPAVVRITISQGPSALQLPDLAGRTVADARSTLEQLGLRVGGISRDTSSFQPENTVLSQSPAAGNLVAAGSRVDLRISLFPSPPVIPPIDTGGVER